Proteins from a genomic interval of Garra rufa chromosome 4, GarRuf1.0, whole genome shotgun sequence:
- the phyh gene encoding phytanoyl-CoA dioxygenase, peroxisomal — protein MSRAADRLKVVLNHLDRSHGAVRASFTSAQNVSYHHPQALQYTFDTDVLTPEQRIFYEENGFILIRNLVSEEDIERFSKEFERISKREVKVPGLLIMKDVSIAKSEFVEGEKAVTKLQDYQEDPELFRYCTLPQILKYVECFTGPNIMAMHTMLINKPPDTGKKTSRHPMHQDLHYFPFRPADRIVCAWTAMEKVHRGNGCLVVLPGSHHGTLQEHDYPEWEGGVNKMYHGLRNYAPDHPRVHLEMEKGDTVFFHPLLIHGSGMNQTEGFRKAISCHYASSDCYYIDVYGTTQENISNEVKELAVKKYGADTVTFQDTWALRGRLVQGERTSM, from the exons ATGTCCCGGGCTGCAGACAGACTGAAAGTGGTTTTGAATCACCTGGATCGGTCCCACGGTGCTGTC CGAGCATCCTTCACTTCTGCACAAAATGTGTCATATCATCATCCTCAGGCCCTTCA ATACACTTTTGACACCGACGTCCTGACTCCAGAACAGAGAATTTTCTATGAAGAGAATGGTTTCATACTTATCCGAAATTTGGTATCGGAGGAGGATATTGAGAGATTTAG tAAGGAGTTTGAGCGCATCTCTAAGAGAGAGGTGAAGGTGCCTGGTTTGTTGATAATGAAAGACGTATCCATTGCTAAATCAGAGTTCGTTGAAGGTGAGAAGGCTGTGACCAAACTTCAGGACTACCAGGAAGATCCAGAACTTTTCCGCTACTGCACTTTACCACAG ATCCTGAAGTATGTGGAGTGTTTCACCGGTCCCAACATCATGGCAATGCACACCATGCTCATCAACAAACCACCTGACACAG GTAAGAAGACCTCTCGCCATCCAATGCACCAGGATCTACACTACTTCCCCTTCCGACCTGCAGACCGCATTGTGTGTGCATGGACCGCCATGGAGAAAGTGCACCGAGGAAATGGCTGCCTTGTCGTCCTGCCCGGCTCTCACCACGGTACTCTACAGGAGCACGACTACCCAGAATGGGAG GGTGGAGTAAATAAGATGTACCACGGGCTGCGTAACTACGCCCCAGACCATCCCAGAGTGCATTTGGAGATGGAGAAAGGAGATACAGTGTTTTTCCATCCTTTGCTGATCCACGGCTCAGGAATGAACCAAACCGAAGGATTTCGAAAG GCCATCTCCTGTCACTATGCCAGCTCTGACTGCTATTACATTGATGTCTATGGAACAACTCAGGAGAACATCAGCAATGAAGTGAAAGAACTTGCAGTCAAGAAGTATGGAGCTGATACAGTCACCTTTCAG GATACATGGGCTTTGCGGGGACGTCTGGTCCAAGGAGAAAGAACATCAATGTGA